Proteins from a single region of Engystomops pustulosus chromosome 5, aEngPut4.maternal, whole genome shotgun sequence:
- the LOC140132355 gene encoding lymphocyte antigen 6E-like, with the protein MASYTSLLLVIALCAATAHSLRCYTCTAASSNSNCQTVTNCTSGETYCMTSVGSASAAGITVTSITKTCALACTASSTGYSVASASVSCCTTDLCNTSGSSSIKPGSAAIILALGAILAILKSSAL; encoded by the exons ATGGCCTCATACACAAGCCTCCTCCTGGTGATCGCCCTCTGCGCCGCCACAG CTCACTCCCTGCGATGTTACACCTGCACCGCCGCATCTTCCAACTCCAACTGTCAGACAGTGACAAACTGCACCAGTGGAGAAACGTACTGCATGACGTCCGTGGGATCGGCCTCTGCTG CTGGGATCACAGTTACCAGCATCACTAAGACCTGCGCCCTGGCCTGCACCGCCTCCAGCACCGGATACTCCGTGGCCTCCGCCTCCGTCTCCTGCTGCACCACCGACCTGTGTAAcaccagcggcagcagcagcatcaagCCCGGCTCTGCCGCCATCATCCTGGCGCTGGGAGCCATCCTCGCCATCCTGAAGAGCTCCGCGCTGTAA